CAttgttgttacttttttttcccgactaataaattaattgaagtactaaaaaaataattaattgtcTCACGTCTAATCCGTAAAAGAGTTTCGCATTGATAAAGCCGGCCCAACGGCCCCACCCTCATGTCACGTATGTTAGCTTCTCCACACGTGTTCACACGCATGCAAGaggtcttttttttcttttcttttctctttttttaattattgtcaTGTGATCCTTTCTATCTAATCTAGGAAAATAAGGAGAATAAATATATAAAGGGTAGTGATATGCACACAACTCTTTGTACCTCTCAAACACCCCATGTTAACTTCTAttttttgatcttcttcaattcatttcatCCAACAATCGGAAAAAAGTgcgtgaaaagtaaaaaaaatgcgTAAATAGCACTATATATGAAAGGTTGCACAAAGAGCTAAAAGTTGCTTGACAAgacaaaaatcatttttcttcaaTCCTACAATAAAATGAACAAACCAAAACATACAGCTTACCAAAGGAAAAAAGGGTACATATTTTACTCGTTAGCTTTCGcaagttttgcaatatttgattGTCTCCAAGTACATTTTGGCTCTCCCATCGCTTCCTCCCTCCCATGTAGCCTGTAGCAATCTACCGGATATAGAAAAGGTTTGCGTTGTGGATATCCTGCTCCACGCAAACGGTCCATACTGCCCTCCAAAGTTTTGCAGCAGAATCAAAAGATCGGCTGCAATGGCTTTCATGTCATGGTTTCTGTCTTTGGCTTCATCTCTTTTCAATCTTTGGTTATTTCTGTCCTGGTGAATTCTCGTGATAAATCTTGTCATCGTCTTCTGTAGAAATTTGTGATCCATGAGGGCATTCAAAACTATTTGAAACCGTAGGTTTGTATTTGAGTAGTGTTCTAATCACACACAAGCAATTGTAAATCATGAATAAAAGTTTCATTCAACGTTTGAAAGCTCAACAACTTGATGATCAATCATTTTATTGCAAGAGCAACGCCTCATCCGTTTGTGGCAACTAAGAAACATAATTAGCATACATGTAATGATATATCTTGCTCGACAAAACATGCCATACAAATTGAAAACTTTACAACTCAACGGTGCTTTTCTTAATCAGTTATGCCCGGAACATATAATGTAATTCCTTATTGGTGTGAGGCTTGTATTGCTTCGAATAATAAATTACACATATACATAAATTTTACACATTACACACACCAAAAGTTTAACCCATCTTCTCTGCTCATGAGCAGTAGAGTTAGAGCTCTCGGAATTCAACCGAGTCAGAATATAAGATGGTATGCTGGCTGCATAAAGCGATTATGTTGTTCAGCTACCTTTGCAAGACCGGCCTGCCTTGGCTGTCCTTATTACTTTAAGCTCTCTAGTATATATGGAAACACTGTCTGCTATCTAGACTTAACTTCAAGAACTCTTTCTTTGTAATATCTTCGAGAGGATTTACCAGGACCTTGTTCTCGTTTTCAATGCTTCCGAATATCCCTCTATCAGGCTACAAAGCCATCTCAGAATAAGCACGTTTTGGAATAAATGCAGTCATCCATAGGTTCTTGACAATAGGCAGAGCCCTTCCGCAGCAAGCTCTTCAAGGGAGAGTATCAATGACAATTCAAGGCAAGACTCATAACCTCTCGTGCAATGTTGTTATTAACTTTATCCACAATCTGGTATTTTGATCATTGAAATCCTTTTCTATTGGTCCATCATCCACATGAAGATTCACTACAAGCCTGCATGTTGTCCAGCCTGCATCTAAAGGAAAAAACTTCAAGTTTGTTAAAAGGTGCAGCAAATCATCTACTCCCATTCCCATACATTTGAGTATCCAACATTTCTATCTTCAACCTTTCAGCTACTTCCTTGTTCCCCTGTTTCATATAAGGACTCATTATAGACCTCAGAATTCGGTTTACACCCTTTTTTCCCAACATCTCAGCCTGAAGCTTAAGCGTTTCTTCCAACTTCTCCTCTGCACGCAACCCTCTTATCAGATTCTCATAACTCTTCTCAGTCGGACAAAAACAATAATCCACTGTTGCACCTCTCATTGTTGGAAATATTGGCGTTCCGGACGGTACTTCTCCTATaacaaatcacataaaataaatCTTAGTATGATAATTTTCATTTCCACAATTAATTACATAAGATaaacaaaataagataaaatactTATCTTTGGTAGGTAAAGAACGCTCTTATTCGGTCTTTGATTAGATTAAGATTTTAGGTTGAGTCGTGTAAGTTTACTGTCTTTAAGGGTAGATTGTGCCCCTTAGAGACAATGTCTCGGTGTAGTAAGTTATGGCGTCCTACCCTCTAGGATACAACAACCTATGATCCTTGTAAGCGTACACTCGCAATACTTAGATCGAGTGAACAACTCTATTATTTCCTTTGGCATATAAGAGGTGTAAATTATAATAGCATTTGACAGAATACAAGAGATTAGGAGATAAGAGGATGGTAGGATTCTTTTCAATTAACTACGTGGGctttttagaaaagaaaaagattacaCCCAAGGTTGGAACAAAGGAAGCTATATAAAAGAGCTCAAATAAAACATTAGGGTATCAAAGAATATTGCATTAACAATTTTCATAATAATTGAATGTAAATGAGATAACGGCTATAAAATCGATTTTCAACTCTTTATTATGTAATAAAGAATTAGCTAATGGCTTACATTTGCATACTAAATATTACACATATAAATAGCTGATTGAATGTAGAAAACATTTTCtattataaaataaagaaacCACCACACAATGATTTCAAGAATATAATTCTATAGGGAGAAACAGCTTAAAATTTATATACAATAAAATAGACTTTTCAATGCAATAAAATAGACACTTATCACATAgtacaaatttgaattttgaaatactcaatcaAAAACTCCAACACTCATAACATTTAAAGCTTCTAAAACCCTACTCTCATCACAAAGCACCAGAATCAACACATCCATTGTTGACCCCTTGGGCTTGATATCTTTCCTAAGCATGTCCTTGTACAAGAGCATAGCAGAATCAAGATTTCCTATTTTACAGTACCCAGTAATATGATGCTCATAAGCAACACAAG
This genomic stretch from Pyrus communis chromosome 2, drPyrComm1.1, whole genome shotgun sequence harbors:
- the LOC137724976 gene encoding pentatricopeptide repeat-containing protein At2g15980-like; this translates as MRAKIVVPDGVAYNTMIGGFCKIREIEMAIKFFKEMGLSGIKSTCVAYEHHITGYCKIGNLDSAMLLYKDMLRKDIKPKGSTMDVLILVLCDEREVPSGTPIFPTMRGATVDYCFCPTEKSYENLIRGLRAEEKLEETLKLQAEMLGKKGVNRILRSIMSPYMKQGNKEVAERLKIEMLDTQMYGNGSR